One genomic window of Anticarsia gemmatalis isolate Benzon Research Colony breed Stoneville strain chromosome 23, ilAntGemm2 primary, whole genome shotgun sequence includes the following:
- the LOC142983116 gene encoding serine protease inhibitor 77Ba-like translates to MKSVALVLLFVTTCYCQVDFSERPRNFSIELLYHTQLETDGHVVISPFGIWTLMTGIALGATGNSYNQLSRAFFLPKNQNTLVQGYKQLTTSVLAQANGVSLISRNFVFLDNDFTVFPAFRNSLQNDFGAAVKVLDFDDPNSAKDANSYIERSGGRVSNVLRSDDFRESRMILANVISFKGLWSSPFNKTDTVLEPFYNEDKVVIGSVNMMFQKGQFAFSNLQSLKSFVVELPYGTDGKYSMLVILPYPSTKIRDMYKNFSEVSLKDVFKRLQDDVDAYGLEDVDVKLPRFHISTNVALNKPLNNMGVYDIFQPDIASFQRVSKDNIFVSAIIHKADIEVTESGTIASAATTATFSDRISAPYFHANRPFLYFIMEKTTTTVIFSGIYSKPTVY, encoded by the coding sequence ATGAAATCTGTCGCGCTTGTGTTGTTGTTCGTCACAACGTGTTATTGTCAAGTTGACTTTAGCGAGAGGCCAAGGAACTTTAGCATAGAACTACTATATCACACACAGTTGGAGACAGATGGCCATGTCGTCATCTCACCGTTTGGAATATGGACTCTCATGACAGGGATCGCGCTAGGAGCCACAGGAAACAGCTACAACCAACTCAGCCGAGCATTCTTCTTACCAAAGAATCAAAACACGCTCGTACAAGGATATAAACAGTTGACAACATCTGTCCTCGCACAAGCAAATGGAGTCAGTTTAATAAGCAGAAATTTCGTGTTTTTGGACAACGATTTCACAGTGTTTCCCGCGTTTAGAAACAGTCTGCAAAACGACTTTGGTGCTGCAGTAAAAGTGCTAGATTTCGACGACCCAAATTCAGCTAAGGATGCAAATTCGTACATCGAAAGGTCTGGTGGACGTGTGTCAAATGTTCTACGATCTGATGACTTCAGAGAATCACGGATGATATTAGCAAACGTCATTTCTTTCAAAGGATTATGGTCTTCGCCTTTCAACAAAACAGATACAGTGTTAGAACCATTCTACAATGAAGATAAAGTAGTTATTGGTAGTGTCAACATGATGTTCCAAAAAGGACAGTTCGCGTTTTCAAATCTACAATCTTTGAAATCCTTCGTTGTGGAGTTACCTTACGGCACCGATGGAAAATACTCTATGCTGGTAATCCTTCCATATCCGTCGACGAAAATCCGCGATATGTACAAAAACTTCAGTGAAGTCTCTCTAAAGGATGTGTTTAAGAGACTGCAAGATGATGTTGACGCTTACGGTTTAGAAGACGTAGATGTCAAACTGCCCAGGTTCCATATAAGCACGAATGTCGCGCTAAACAAACCTTTGAACAACATGGGTGTATATGACATATTCCAGCCTGATATAGCTAGTTTCCAGCGAGTATCTAAGGACAATATATTCGTATCTGCTATAATACATAAGGCAGATATAGAAGTGACGGAATCTGGTACGATCGCCTCGGCTGCGACGACAGCAACTTTCTCCGACAGGATATCGGCCCCCTATTTCCACGCAAACAGGCCGTTCTTATATTTCATTATGGAGAAAACGACTACAACTGTGATATTTAGTGGCATTTACTCGAAACCTACTGTTTATTAG